The DNA window GGATGCTCACGAGCATGAACGGGTTCACTGGCATAAGTGGGTGACGGATAACGAGCAGTGGAAAACGCTGATGCAGGGTTATCTGGCGAGCATCAGCTATGTCGATCATCAACTCGGGCGACTTCTCGATGCCCTCGAGCAATCGCCGCTGGCCGAGAATACGATTGTCGTCCTCTGGACCGATCACGGCTTCCATATCGGCGAAAAGGACAACTGGGAAAAGTTCGCGCTCTGGGATCAGACGACGCATGTGCCGCTCTTCATTCACGCTCCTGGTGTGAGTAAAGACGGCGAACGGACGGCTGCCCCCGCGACGTTAACGGATATTTACCCGACGCTTTGCGAACTTGCCGAACTTCCGATTCCCGAACAGTGCGACGGACTATCGCTGGTGCCACAGCTTCGCAAGCCGACCGCCAGACGCGAACGACCGGCGATGACGTCCTATCAGTTCAACGGGGAAACGGAACCTTCGCACGCCGTGACCGACGGACGGTATCGGCTAATTCATTATCCGGACGGCTACGAGGAACTCTATGACCTTGATTCCGACCCGAACGAGTTCGACAACCGCGCCGACGATGCCAGGCTGTCGGACGTGAAGTCGAAGCTGGCCGGGTTTCTCCCAGAGAATCCGGCTCCGAATCGCGGGGTTCCCCTCGATTCTCCCTATCACAATGGTCCCCGCAAAACGCGAAACTGAGTCAGTCCGTCTGGCGGCTGTCCTGATCAATAACCCGGACGACGCGACAGGGATTGCCGACGGCGAGCACGTCTTCGGCAATGTCGCGGGTGACGACACTCCCGGCTCCGATTACGGACCGTGACCCGATCCTGACGCCGGGGCAGACAATCGCGCCGCCGCCGATCCAGACATCGGAACCGATCGTGATCGGCTTGCCAAACTCCTGCGTCCTCCGAAGATGAGCCTGCAACGGGTGAGTCGCCGTGTAGATCTGCACGCCCGGACCGATGAAGGTGTGGTCGCCGATGTGAACTTCACAGACGTCGAGAATCACACAGTTGAAGTTGAAGTAGACCTGCTCACCCAGCCGGATGTGGCAGCCATAGTCACAGTAAAAAGGTGGCTCCAGAGTGACGGTGTCTCCGCCAGTTCT is part of the Rubinisphaera margarita genome and encodes:
- a CDS encoding sugar O-acetyltransferase, which produces MDSQRERMLAGHLYDPLDPELVELRSIARDLFQTFNSSRASETIERRAITRQLFRTGGDTVTLEPPFYCDYGCHIRLGEQVYFNFNCVILDVCEVHIGDHTFIGPGVQIYTATHPLQAHLRRTQEFGKPITIGSDVWIGGGAIVCPGVRIGSRSVIGAGSVVTRDIAEDVLAVGNPCRVVRVIDQDSRQTD